One Danio rerio strain Tuebingen ecotype United States chromosome 9, GRCz12tu, whole genome shotgun sequence genomic region harbors:
- the LOC100332713 gene encoding LOW QUALITY PROTEIN: toll-like receptor 7 (The sequence of the model RefSeq protein was modified relative to this genomic sequence to represent the inferred CDS: substituted 3 bases at 3 genomic stop codons) gives MPTQLPIHHTLYFQMSLILTILTLTISSHLCQWDIXYIYHFYLAKLEGYHXLSFSSTIYDAFIIYNTTDPAVQEWIMQEQKVHLDNKGDPGMILCLEEWDWVLGCRHIENLSQSVQLSQCTVYILTEQYIISGRFRTAFYFAHQRLVDERNDVIVLIFLDRMPCHSKYLRMMMRLYKKSVLEWPRNPQVXRYFWFSLRSLKATESQYNTLFQETL, from the coding sequence ATGCCAACACAACTCCCTATCCATCATACTCTGTATTTTCAAATGAGTCTGATTTTAACCATCCTAACCCTCACCATCTCCAGCCATCTCTGCCAATGGGATATTTAGTACATCTACCACTTTTATCTGGCCAAACTTGAGGGATACCACTGATTATCATTTAGCAGCACCATCTATGATGCTTTTATAATCTACAATACGACTGATCCTGCAGTTCAAGAGTGGATCATGCAAGAGCAAAAGGTCCACCTGGACAACAAGGGTGATCCCGGGATGATCCTTTGTTTGGAAGAGTGGGATTGGGTTCTTGGATGTCGACATATTGAGAATCTTTCCCAAAGTGTACAGTTGAGCCAATGTACGGTTTATATCCTGACTGAGCAGTATATAATAAGCGGGAGATTCAGGACAGCCTTTTATTTTGCCCATCAGAGACTCGTGGATGAGAGGAATGATGTTATCGTACTGATTTTCTTGGACAGAATGCCTTGTCACTCCAAATATCTCAGAATGATGATGAGGTTGTATAAAAAGTCAGTTTTGGAGTGGCCAAGGAACCCTCAGGTGTAGAGGTACTTTTGGTTCAGTCTCAGAAGCCTTAAGGCCACTGAGAGTCAATATAATACACTCTTCCAGGAGACTCTGTGA
- the LOC137496515 gene encoding LOW QUALITY PROTEIN: toll-like receptor 7 (The sequence of the model RefSeq protein was modified relative to this genomic sequence to represent the inferred CDS: inserted 1 base in 1 codon; substituted 3 bases at 3 genomic stop codons) → IFXTTLILTIPTLTIFSHLFLWDVWYIYHFCLAKLKGYHQLLSNSAVYDTTDPAVLEWVTQELRVHLEDKGDPRMNLCLEKQDXVPGCPLIENLFQSIQLSQCTIFILNGQYIRSGSFRTAFYLAHQRLMDERNDVIVLIFLKRMPCHSKYLRLRKRLCIKELXRYFWFSLRSPMATXSQYNPLFQESPMIICFDTNYCYHGTILLVLLLLS, encoded by the exons ATTTTTTAAACCACTCTGATTTTAACCATACCAACCCTCACCATCTTCAGCCATCTCTTCCTATGGGATGTTTGGTACATCTACCACTTCTGTCTGGCCAAACTTAAGGGATACCATCAATTATTGTCCAACAGCGCTGTCTACGATACGACAGATCCTGCAGTTCTAGAGTGGGTCACGCAGGAGCTAAGAGTCCACTTGGAGGACAAGGGTGATCCCAGGATGAACCTTTGTTTGGAGAAGCAGGATTGAGTTCCTGGATGCCCGCTTATTGAGAACCTTTTCCAAAGTATACAGTTGAGCCAATGTACCATATTTATCCTAAATGGACAATATATAAGGAGCGGGAGTTTCAGGACAGCCTTTTATTTGGCCCACCAGAGACTCATGGATGAGAGGAATGATGTTATCGTACTCATTTTCTTGAAGAGAATGCCTTGTCACTCCAAATATCTCAGACTGAGGAAGAGGTTGTGTATAAAGGAAC AAAGGTACTTCTGGTTCAGTCTCAGGAGCCCTATGGCGACTTAGAGTCAATATAATCCACTCTTCCAGGAGAGTCCTATGATCATATGTTTTGACACAAACTATTGTTACCATGGTACTATATTGTTAGTGTTACTATTGCTGTCCTAG